One genomic window of Parabacteroides pacaensis includes the following:
- a CDS encoding putative transporter has translation MDWLINTFLEPSLIQTVILISLVAAVGLSLGKIKILGISLGITFVFFAGILAGHIGFTVNKDMLSFAQNFGLILFVYSLGLQVGPGFFSSFKQEGLVLNMLGLAVVILGLILTLVFHWTCGVSLPDMVGLLCGAVTNTPALGAAQQALIQMHPENSSEVTDMALSCAVAYPLGVVGVILAIAFMRSVLAKQTSTLRHNEHKDTTPYIGEFQVCNPAIYNQSIKEIMKLTTKRFVISRVWRDGKVTIPTSDTILQEHDHLLIISIKSDMENIKVLFGEQENVDWNKEDIDWNRIDNSQLVSRRIIVTRSKVNGVKLGTLKLRNLYGINITRINRAGIDLLASPNLTLQIGDKLTVVGEKANIENVGKILGNELKRLKEPNLIAVFIGLMLGMILGAIPISLPGINMPVKLGIAGGPIIVGILMGAFGPRFHLATYTTQSANLMMRQFGIVIYLAGLGIDSGAHFFETVFRTEGLLWIVLGFGLTVVPIMLIGIIAMKTLKIEYGNTIGMLCGSMANPMALNYANTTVEGDEPSVSYATVYPLSMFIRVISAQLLIMLFL, from the coding sequence ATGGATTGGTTAATCAACACATTCCTGGAGCCATCACTAATTCAAACAGTTATTTTAATATCACTGGTTGCAGCAGTAGGGCTATCGTTAGGAAAAATAAAGATCCTGGGTATTTCACTGGGGATTACTTTTGTATTCTTTGCCGGCATCCTGGCAGGACACATAGGCTTTACCGTTAACAAAGATATGCTCTCCTTCGCCCAAAACTTCGGGCTGATCTTATTTGTCTACTCTTTGGGCTTACAAGTAGGCCCCGGCTTTTTCTCTTCGTTCAAACAAGAAGGACTGGTTCTCAATATGTTGGGACTAGCTGTTGTGATACTCGGATTAATTCTTACGCTTGTGTTCCACTGGACTTGCGGCGTTTCCTTGCCCGATATGGTAGGCTTATTATGCGGAGCCGTCACCAACACTCCGGCATTAGGCGCAGCACAACAAGCCTTAATACAAATGCATCCGGAGAACTCGAGCGAAGTTACGGATATGGCTTTATCCTGTGCGGTAGCCTATCCGCTGGGAGTAGTAGGGGTGATTCTGGCCATCGCATTTATGCGGTCTGTATTGGCTAAGCAAACTTCGACCTTACGACATAACGAACATAAAGATACGACACCCTATATCGGCGAATTTCAAGTCTGCAACCCCGCCATCTACAATCAAAGCATCAAAGAAATAATGAAACTTACCACCAAACGTTTTGTTATTTCCCGCGTATGGAGGGATGGAAAAGTTACGATCCCTACCTCCGATACGATCTTGCAAGAACACGACCATTTGTTGATTATCTCCATTAAATCGGATATGGAAAACATCAAAGTTCTATTCGGAGAACAAGAAAATGTGGATTGGAACAAAGAAGATATAGATTGGAACCGGATAGACAACAGCCAATTGGTTTCCCGCCGCATCATTGTCACCCGCAGCAAAGTGAACGGAGTAAAGCTAGGAACACTGAAACTCCGGAATCTCTACGGAATCAATATTACCCGGATCAACCGTGCCGGAATCGATTTGCTCGCTTCTCCGAACCTGACGTTGCAAATCGGAGATAAATTAACCGTAGTAGGCGAAAAGGCGAACATAGAAAATGTAGGAAAGATATTAGGCAACGAGTTGAAACGGCTCAAAGAACCGAATCTTATCGCCGTGTTTATCGGATTAATGCTAGGGATGATTCTAGGAGCGATTCCTATTTCCCTTCCGGGCATCAACATGCCTGTAAAATTAGGGATTGCGGGAGGCCCTATTATTGTAGGAATCTTGATGGGAGCATTCGGGCCGCGTTTTCATCTGGCCACATACACTACCCAAAGTGCCAACTTAATGATGAGACAATTCGGCATCGTGATTTACCTTGCCGGCCTGGGAATCGATTCGGGTGCTCATTTCTTTGAAACAGTCTTCCGGACAGAAGGATTATTATGGATTGTTTTAGGCTTCGGGCTTACCGTAGTTCCCATTATGCTTATCGGGATAATTGCCATGAAAACCCTGAAGATCGAATATGGAAACACCATCGGAATGCTTTGCGGCAGCATGGCCAATCCGATGGCTTTGAATTATGCCAATACGACGGTAGAAGGAGACGAACCTTCGGTTTCCTACGCTACGGTTTACCCCTTATCCATGTTTATCCGGGTTATATCGGCGCAATTGCTTATCATGCTCTTTTTATAA
- a CDS encoding hemerythrin domain-containing protein: MHKTGKYTETDKMSDLITNDYSMLLVMHRFGIAMGIGEKSIKEVCKQNNVDCDTFLTVVNFLLEENVIHPTIKKNLSVESLVTYLQRSHDYFLNFRLPHIRRKLKKAIADDCPEDVAFVILRFFDEYAAEVNKHMAYEEKTVFPYVRDLLKGKKDPRYHISIFKKKHDQIDSKLTELKNILIKYYPGASSNLLNSVLFDILSCEKDLASHCRMEDYLFTPAILEIEKQ, encoded by the coding sequence ATGCACAAGACCGGCAAATATACAGAAACCGACAAAATGAGCGACCTGATAACGAACGATTATTCCATGCTGCTGGTTATGCACCGTTTCGGCATTGCCATGGGAATCGGGGAAAAGAGTATCAAAGAGGTCTGCAAACAAAATAACGTAGACTGCGACACCTTCCTGACAGTTGTAAATTTCTTATTGGAAGAAAACGTTATACACCCAACTATCAAAAAGAACCTTTCCGTAGAATCGTTGGTAACTTACTTACAACGCTCTCACGACTATTTTCTGAACTTCCGGTTACCTCATATCCGCCGCAAGCTAAAGAAAGCAATAGCAGACGACTGTCCCGAAGACGTAGCATTTGTAATTCTCCGTTTCTTCGACGAATATGCAGCCGAAGTAAATAAACACATGGCTTACGAAGAAAAGACCGTCTTCCCCTACGTCCGTGATTTATTGAAAGGGAAAAAAGATCCCCGCTACCATATCAGCATATTCAAGAAAAAGCACGACCAGATCGATTCCAAACTTACCGAACTAAAAAATATCCTTATCAAATATTACCCCGGCGCAAGCAGTAACTTACTAAATAGCGTTTTGTTCGATATCTTAAGTTGTGAAAAAGACTTGGCATCCCATTGCAGGATGGAAGACTATCTTTTCACCCCGGCCATTTTGGAAATTGAAAAACAATAA
- a CDS encoding RHS repeat-associated core domain-containing protein produces the protein MIYENGALKQILTPEGYITLSGSTPTYHYYLRDHQGNNRVVINQNSTVEQVTHYYPFGMTYGEGTSPDVQPYKYNGKELDRTHGLNWYDYEARMYAGYRFPIPDPLADKYPAISPYAYCANNPVLFIDPKGEKIVIGTPLGHFWGYFGINTYESKVQKQIVYLKSLNPELKTTIEYLEKSEMIVRIHEIPILQKNKGNYTQVKIDKSNKILSLEIGYNPDSHTTNQKHDRPPVVGLMHELGHAESYLNGKGVLYNSENAKYGIGIDVDKGNLNEYNAITKENIVRKILGIKERSYEYYKRKNEIK, from the coding sequence ATGATATATGAGAACGGAGCCTTAAAACAAATCCTCACCCCGGAGGGTTATATTACTTTAAGCGGTAGTACGCCGACCTATCATTACTATCTTCGTGACCATCAGGGCAACAACCGGGTGGTAATCAATCAAAACAGCACGGTGGAACAGGTCACGCACTACTACCCATTCGGTATGACTTACGGGGAAGGAACCTCTCCCGATGTTCAGCCGTATAAATATAACGGCAAAGAGCTCGACCGCACCCATGGCCTAAACTGGTATGATTACGAAGCCCGGATGTACGCCGGCTATCGTTTCCCCATCCCCGATCCCCTGGCCGATAAGTACCCGGCTATTTCGCCGTATGCTTATTGTGCGAATAATCCGGTGTTGTTTATAGATCCTAAAGGGGAAAAAATAGTTATAGGTACACCTCTTGGTCATTTTTGGGGTTATTTTGGAATTAACACATACGAGTCAAAAGTACAGAAACAAATAGTTTATTTGAAAAGTTTGAATCCGGAATTAAAAACAACAATAGAGTATTTAGAAAAGAGTGAAATGATTGTTCGAATACATGAGATTCCTATATTACAAAAGAATAAAGGCAACTATACTCAGGTAAAAATAGACAAATCAAATAAAATTCTGAGTTTGGAAATTGGCTATAATCCTGATTCTCATACAACTAATCAAAAGCATGATAGACCTCCCGTGGTCGGTTTAATGCACGAACTAGGACATGCTGAAAGTTATTTAAACGGCAAAGGCGTGCTATATAATAGTGAGAATGCGAAATATGGAATAGGAATTGATGTAGATAAAGGAAATCTGAATGAATATAATGCGATAACAAAAGAAAATATAGTAAGAAAAATATTAGGAATAAAAGAAAGAAGCTATGAATATTACAAAAGAAAAAATGAGATTAAATAA
- a CDS encoding HU family DNA-binding protein produces the protein MGARYDLYENPPQEGDEGKRKLHARIVPWGTKTSDDIIDEASSRSTFSTGDLVGALDILTEVLADSLACGYNVELKGLGAFSLSLSCRPVDKKEEIHSQSIRLKNVNFRASTELKDRVGRRLTFERSDEKRPSVLAPEHRLGNLKRYLKTHRFITRNQYIYITGCSPAKALNDLNAYIEQGILVREGKGPNTFYFLV, from the coding sequence ATGGGAGCAAGGTACGATTTATATGAGAATCCTCCTCAAGAGGGGGACGAAGGGAAGAGAAAGTTACATGCACGTATTGTTCCGTGGGGAACTAAAACGTCGGACGATATAATAGATGAAGCTTCTTCTCGAAGCACTTTCTCTACAGGTGACTTGGTGGGGGCGTTAGATATTTTAACCGAAGTGTTAGCTGATTCTTTAGCATGCGGGTATAATGTGGAATTGAAAGGATTAGGTGCTTTTTCCCTCTCTTTAAGTTGCAGGCCGGTGGATAAAAAAGAGGAAATCCATTCTCAGTCTATCCGTTTAAAGAATGTAAACTTCCGGGCAAGTACGGAATTGAAAGATAGAGTGGGAAGAAGGCTTACATTCGAACGGAGTGATGAAAAACGTCCTTCCGTATTGGCTCCGGAACATCGGTTGGGGAATTTGAAAAGGTATCTGAAAACGCATCGTTTTATTACCCGCAATCAATATATCTATATTACCGGATGTAGCCCGGCAAAAGCTCTTAACGATTTAAACGCTTATATAGAACAAGGTATTTTGGTGCGGGAAGGAAAGGGCCCTAATACTTTTTATTTCCTTGTATAA
- a CDS encoding response regulator transcription factor: MNHLLKAAIAEPSVIIRNGLETVLKKLPGLKLTLIDIPDMQHLYESLKLNRPDLLIVNPAFLGCFSLPLLKEECECSHTKCIALLYSSAEQILLKPYDEVIHLHDDEEQICHKLVHCSKMFDNENDCNDEQQCLSIREKEIVICVVKGMTNKEIAEKLYLSTHTVITHRRNIARKLQIHSASGLTIYAIVNKLVQLDDIKDR; this comes from the coding sequence ATGAATCATCTATTAAAAGCAGCCATTGCCGAACCTTCGGTCATTATCCGGAACGGACTGGAAACGGTGTTGAAAAAACTACCGGGATTAAAACTGACACTAATCGATATCCCTGACATGCAGCATTTATATGAAAGCCTAAAACTCAACCGGCCGGATCTACTGATTGTCAATCCCGCTTTTTTAGGTTGCTTTTCCCTGCCGCTTCTAAAAGAAGAATGTGAATGTTCCCATACAAAGTGCATAGCCCTTCTCTATTCTTCGGCAGAACAGATTTTACTAAAGCCTTACGATGAAGTGATCCACCTGCATGACGATGAAGAACAAATATGCCATAAGCTGGTTCACTGCTCGAAAATGTTCGACAACGAAAACGATTGCAACGATGAACAACAATGCCTAAGTATCCGGGAAAAAGAAATTGTTATTTGCGTAGTAAAAGGAATGACCAATAAAGAAATTGCAGAAAAACTATATCTTTCCACCCATACAGTCATTACCCACCGCAGAAACATAGCCAGGAAACTGCAAATACATAGCGCCTCCGGCCTAACCATCTATGCCATAGTAAACAAGCTGGTTCAATTAGACGATATAAAAGATAGATAA
- a CDS encoding BACON domain-containing protein, producing the protein MLIAFTNCQDDDDQLSLSTSQIEVSSEGGEESIEITSNTGWQALFTDNDAASWISLSPLSGNSKNNKVKITFDENKEYEERSAEILFKAGKATQTLRITQKMSEELRLATHTIVCEQKGGKLGLKVYENVDYTIHISKEAQSWIQPIETKTLNEDSIYFQISENTDTLTRKGSIILQANDSEISDTFTVYQQELSLELSSQAIAFFHTKSTKKVYVTSTHTTAEGYPDYIYTFSPTASSWCTIEPSEDKKTLSISVEPNNTDEPRATDIIITASVLKKTLHITQSAKSDEKYYEDKEYIQLQKATKGKGVNIVLMGDGFTKTDLQQGGYYESTMRQSADYFFSIEPYASYRDYFNVYMIAAESEEEGVSNANQGIRVDNKFRSSFGEGTAIDWDYKLCLDYVDCIPELNGQPNILSILILNSNYYAGTTVMSMDGYAVAACPMSREEPPLDFEGLIHHEAGGHGFGFLNDEYVYYETQQLPKGIKEEIKMWHAAGYFQNTDVTNLPTQVIWKDFIGMDKYPAVGFYEGANMYGFGIWRPEEESCMDRNIAYYNAPSRWSIVKRIMQLAGEPFTFDDFVRTDHVQAPPETKSGLLKPVPPLGRPILLTHSLNRKEIKSPVKTKP; encoded by the coding sequence TTGCTTATTGCTTTCACAAACTGTCAAGACGACGATGACCAGCTTTCCCTTTCTACCTCTCAAATAGAAGTCTCTTCCGAAGGAGGAGAAGAAAGTATTGAAATTACCAGTAATACGGGATGGCAAGCTTTGTTTACAGACAATGATGCGGCTTCCTGGATTTCTTTAAGCCCGTTGTCGGGAAACAGCAAAAATAATAAGGTTAAAATTACTTTCGACGAGAATAAGGAGTACGAAGAACGTTCTGCCGAAATACTCTTTAAGGCCGGGAAAGCAACTCAAACGCTTCGGATCACACAAAAGATGAGTGAAGAGTTAAGGTTGGCAACTCATACGATAGTATGTGAACAGAAGGGAGGCAAATTAGGACTCAAGGTTTACGAGAATGTAGATTATACGATACATATTTCAAAAGAGGCACAATCTTGGATTCAACCGATAGAAACCAAAACACTGAATGAGGACTCCATTTATTTTCAAATTAGCGAAAATACAGACACCTTGACGCGCAAAGGTTCGATTATCCTACAGGCAAACGACTCGGAAATAAGCGATACTTTTACCGTTTACCAACAAGAACTTTCCCTAGAACTTTCGTCGCAAGCTATCGCATTCTTTCATACGAAAAGCACGAAGAAAGTATATGTTACTTCTACCCATACGACTGCCGAAGGATATCCGGATTATATTTATACGTTTTCTCCTACCGCCTCTTCCTGGTGCACGATAGAACCCAGTGAAGATAAAAAGACTCTTTCTATCTCGGTCGAGCCTAACAATACGGATGAACCCAGAGCGACCGATATCATTATTACCGCTTCTGTTCTAAAAAAGACTCTCCATATCACTCAATCAGCAAAATCGGACGAGAAGTATTATGAAGATAAAGAGTATATCCAATTGCAAAAGGCTACGAAAGGAAAGGGCGTCAATATTGTTTTAATGGGAGATGGGTTTACTAAAACGGATTTACAGCAAGGAGGATATTATGAATCTACCATGCGGCAATCTGCCGATTATTTCTTTTCTATCGAACCGTATGCTTCTTACCGGGACTATTTCAATGTGTATATGATAGCTGCCGAATCGGAAGAGGAAGGGGTAAGTAATGCGAATCAGGGGATACGGGTCGATAATAAATTCCGGTCTTCTTTCGGCGAAGGGACTGCTATCGATTGGGATTATAAGCTATGTTTAGATTACGTAGACTGCATTCCGGAATTAAACGGGCAACCGAATATCCTGTCGATTCTTATCCTTAACAGCAATTATTATGCCGGCACTACCGTTATGAGTATGGACGGATATGCCGTTGCCGCTTGCCCGATGAGCCGGGAAGAGCCTCCACTCGATTTTGAAGGGCTGATCCATCACGAAGCGGGAGGGCATGGATTCGGTTTCTTAAACGACGAATATGTGTATTATGAGACACAACAGCTCCCTAAAGGTATTAAAGAGGAAATAAAGATGTGGCATGCTGCCGGGTACTTCCAGAACACGGACGTCACCAATTTACCTACGCAAGTTATATGGAAGGATTTTATCGGCATGGATAAATATCCTGCGGTGGGATTCTATGAAGGGGCAAATATGTATGGATTCGGCATTTGGCGTCCGGAAGAGGAAAGCTGCATGGATAGGAACATAGCTTACTATAATGCTCCGAGCCGGTGGTCTATTGTAAAACGTATCATGCAGTTGGCGGGAGAACCTTTTACTTTTGATGATTTTGTCCGCACCGACCATGTACAAGCTCCTCCGGAAACTAAAAGCGGATTACTTAAACCGGTTCCTCCTCTAGGAAGGCCTATCTTACTAACTCATTCATTAAACCGGAAAGAAATAAAATCTCCGGTAAAAACTAAACCATAA
- a CDS encoding THUMP-like domain-containing protein produces the protein MQLTEELKLFIRCHSQDDMASLLLKRAQYPGIDVPFAVSQIQARRQIKSKLPSWYADDSLVFPSRLSTEQCSSEDTARYKQRLIEADTHICDLTGGLGIDSYFFSRKAAKVTYMERFPEYCEAALLNFKTLLAENVEVIPGDSLQQIDKVSSPDVFYIDPARRGEGNKRVFALQECEPDLLQWKEVLLSKAPKVIAKISPMADIQHTLSLLEETTQIHVLSARNECKELLFVLEQGGAGKEPSIHCVNFTATGKEQSFQFFLSEEYSSVPYMANEIGAYLYEPNASLLKAGAFKYLSQRLEIAKLHVNSHLYTAEEEIPDFPGRVFEVDEVVPFHNKICKELSRRIPRANITVRNFPLSVEELRKRTKITEGGEIYLFATTQANGNKVLVRCRKAGL, from the coding sequence ATGCAGTTGACAGAAGAACTTAAACTTTTTATCCGATGCCATAGCCAGGACGATATGGCTTCCTTGCTTTTGAAGCGTGCGCAGTATCCGGGGATAGATGTTCCTTTTGCCGTTTCCCAGATACAGGCGCGCCGGCAAATAAAAAGCAAACTTCCTTCCTGGTATGCCGACGATTCGCTTGTTTTTCCTTCCAGGCTTTCCACGGAACAGTGTTCTTCCGAAGATACGGCCCGGTATAAGCAACGGCTTATCGAAGCCGATACTCACATTTGCGATTTAACCGGGGGCTTGGGAATCGATTCTTATTTCTTTTCCCGTAAGGCTGCAAAAGTAACTTATATGGAACGGTTTCCGGAGTATTGCGAAGCTGCGCTTCTTAATTTTAAGACATTGCTGGCGGAGAATGTAGAAGTGATACCGGGTGATTCTTTACAGCAAATCGATAAAGTATCTTCACCGGATGTTTTTTATATAGATCCGGCACGGCGGGGAGAAGGGAACAAGCGCGTCTTTGCTCTGCAAGAGTGTGAGCCGGACTTGCTGCAATGGAAAGAGGTGTTGTTAAGTAAAGCTCCGAAAGTAATTGCTAAGATTTCCCCGATGGCTGACATACAACATACCTTGTCTCTTCTGGAGGAGACGACTCAAATTCATGTCTTATCCGCCAGGAACGAATGTAAGGAGTTATTGTTCGTATTGGAACAGGGTGGAGCCGGTAAGGAACCGTCTATCCATTGTGTAAATTTTACTGCTACCGGCAAGGAGCAGTCTTTCCAATTCTTCTTGTCTGAGGAATATTCTTCCGTGCCTTATATGGCGAATGAAATAGGTGCTTATCTGTATGAGCCGAATGCCTCCCTCTTGAAAGCAGGAGCTTTTAAATATCTATCCCAGCGGTTGGAAATTGCCAAGCTTCATGTGAACAGCCATCTTTATACGGCAGAAGAAGAGATACCGGATTTTCCCGGCAGGGTGTTCGAAGTGGATGAAGTAGTTCCTTTCCATAACAAGATATGTAAAGAACTTTCCCGGCGTATTCCCCGGGCAAATATAACTGTCCGTAATTTCCCTCTTTCCGTGGAGGAACTAAGAAAACGGACTAAGATAACAGAGGGCGGGGAGATTTACTTGTTCGCCACTACGCAAGCAAACGGTAACAAGGTGTTGGTGCGTTGCCGGAAAGCCGGATTATAA
- a CDS encoding DUF3810 domain-containing protein has product MKRSNKYIIGWGIPLVLLLIAIWTVRNYPSAGEWYAGKVYPVIASVLSAVSSWVPFSLGDLSVVFITLGTLIYIVYAIYRRYPFGRTLLKVVIFLGYVYVWFYLAWGLNYFRKDFYSRTEIPYMKYDSAVFKSFLDDYVKGLNDSYVVVEYIDTALVQQEVKAGYNRIASEFGMIDPRKVYEAKPMLSSALMSKTGVLGYMEPFFAEFCINEDLLPVQYPQTYAHELSHRLSISSEAEANLYAYLVCTASDVPAIKFSGYFSLFPYVMVNAAMALPEEEYKAILKKVNPEIIELYKQKQAYWDARYSKLIGEVQHKVYNFFLKGNNIKSGTANYSEVVGLLISYQNARK; this is encoded by the coding sequence ATGAAAAGGAGTAATAAATATATAATAGGGTGGGGAATCCCTTTGGTTCTCTTGTTGATTGCTATATGGACGGTGCGGAACTATCCTTCCGCCGGCGAGTGGTATGCCGGGAAAGTTTATCCGGTTATTGCTTCTGTACTTTCCGCCGTGTCTTCCTGGGTGCCTTTTTCATTGGGCGACTTATCGGTCGTATTTATTACACTCGGCACATTGATCTATATCGTTTATGCCATTTACCGGCGCTATCCGTTTGGACGTACTCTGCTGAAAGTCGTTATTTTCCTGGGGTATGTCTATGTATGGTTTTATTTGGCTTGGGGATTGAATTACTTTCGGAAAGATTTTTACAGTCGTACCGAGATTCCTTATATGAAGTATGACTCTGCTGTTTTTAAATCTTTTCTGGATGACTATGTAAAAGGACTGAATGATAGCTATGTGGTAGTTGAGTATATAGATACGGCCTTGGTACAACAAGAAGTAAAAGCGGGATATAACCGGATTGCCTCTGAGTTCGGTATGATTGATCCCCGGAAAGTGTATGAAGCGAAACCGATGTTATCGAGTGCGTTGATGTCGAAGACCGGAGTATTGGGATATATGGAGCCTTTCTTTGCCGAGTTCTGTATCAATGAGGATCTTCTGCCGGTACAATATCCTCAAACGTATGCTCATGAGCTTTCTCACCGCTTGAGTATTTCGAGTGAGGCGGAAGCGAATTTGTATGCTTACCTGGTTTGTACGGCTTCGGACGTTCCGGCGATAAAATTTAGCGGTTATTTTTCCTTGTTTCCTTATGTGATGGTAAATGCAGCAATGGCTTTGCCGGAGGAAGAATATAAAGCTATATTGAAGAAGGTAAATCCGGAGATCATCGAATTGTACAAACAAAAGCAGGCGTATTGGGATGCCCGGTATAGTAAGTTAATCGGAGAGGTTCAGCATAAAGTTTATAATTTCTTCTTAAAGGGAAATAATATAAAGAGTGGAACCGCTAACTACTCGGAAGTAGTCGGGTTATTGATTTCTTACCAGAATGCAAGAAAATAG